A genome region from Tolypothrix sp. PCC 7712 includes the following:
- a CDS encoding glycosyltransferase, producing MSTNATLVDQISVCQVVASINENVGGPAYSVTNLAQVLYQYNINSHLFTLDYQCHGKQIVTTEVQVHSQKASKVAKYFRGFQPQASNYLFNLAAKDLDIIHNHGLWMFPNLYARQAAVINKINLVISPRGMLESWSLNNSWYKKWLAWILYEKENLNCATAFHATSAEEVNSIRKLGYRQPIALIPNGINIPSLEEQYSRQILIDIFPKLADKKWLLFLSRVHPKKGLNHLIDVWQSLVNQFPDWHLIIAGPDLIGYQEKLELQVEQLNLKKKVTFTGMLSGQHKFSALSNADVFVLPTHSENFGIAVAESLAYGVPVITTKGAPWEDLQHYGCGWWIEDNQQALKQALVDAMQMSEQQRQVMGLKGRDLVQAKYSWNSIAQEMANVYQWILDGGQPPTCVQLYNS from the coding sequence ATGTCAACAAATGCAACATTGGTTGATCAGATTTCTGTTTGCCAAGTAGTAGCTAGTATTAATGAAAATGTTGGTGGGCCTGCTTATTCAGTTACTAATTTAGCTCAAGTATTATATCAATATAATATTAATTCCCATTTATTCACGCTTGATTATCAATGTCACGGTAAACAAATTGTAACTACTGAAGTTCAAGTTCATAGTCAAAAAGCTTCTAAAGTCGCAAAATATTTTAGAGGGTTTCAACCTCAAGCTAGCAATTACTTATTCAATTTAGCCGCAAAAGATTTAGATATAATTCATAATCATGGTTTATGGATGTTTCCTAATCTTTATGCAAGACAAGCAGCAGTTATTAACAAGATTAATTTAGTTATTTCTCCTAGAGGAATGCTAGAATCTTGGTCATTAAATAATAGCTGGTATAAAAAATGGTTAGCATGGATTTTATACGAAAAAGAAAATTTAAACTGTGCTACAGCTTTCCATGCCACTTCTGCGGAAGAGGTAAATTCTATTCGTAAATTAGGATATCGACAACCCATTGCTCTCATTCCTAATGGGATTAACATTCCTAGTTTAGAAGAGCAATATAGCCGACAAATATTAATTGATATATTCCCGAAATTAGCTGATAAAAAATGGTTACTTTTTTTATCAAGGGTACACCCTAAAAAAGGTTTAAATCATTTAATAGATGTTTGGCAATCTCTTGTTAATCAATTTCCTGATTGGCATCTAATTATTGCTGGGCCAGACTTAATTGGCTACCAAGAAAAGTTAGAATTACAAGTAGAACAGTTAAATTTGAAAAAAAAAGTCACCTTTACTGGGATGCTATCAGGACAACATAAATTCTCTGCACTCAGTAATGCTGACGTATTCGTTTTACCAACGCATTCAGAAAATTTTGGGATTGCAGTCGCAGAGTCTTTAGCTTATGGTGTGCCTGTTATTACTACTAAAGGTGCCCCTTGGGAGGATTTACAGCACTACGGATGTGGTTGGTGGATCGAAGATAATCAGCAAGCACTAAAGCAAGCTTTAGTTGATGCAATGCAGATGTCTGAACAACAACGGCAAGTGATGGGTTTGAAAGGGCGAGATTTAGTACAAGCTAAATACTCTTGGAATTCAATTGCTCAAGAAATGGCAAATGTATACCAATGGATTCTTGATGGTGGTCAACCCCCCACTTGCGTTCAACTTTACAATTCTTAG
- the asnB gene encoding asparagine synthase (glutamine-hydrolyzing): MCGIGGILTTNQYHNSLEKIIQRIQTHLKHRGPDDNGIYVSNDRQAAFAHTRLAILDLSPAGHQPMSTADQRYWITFNGEIYNFQELRQNLIAQGEQFHSQTDTEVILKLYQRMGSDCVQHLRGMFAFAIWDDWEKTCFLARDPLGIKPLYYWRSGSTLVFASELRAVLASGLPTVQMSIQGLYGYLVSGSVPEPYTLIEDVHCLDAGNWLYWQGQKITKKQYWQINFTPQIISATDAQEIVRAALVDSIQHHFISDVPVGIFLSGGIDSTTVLALATQTQDQQLSTYSIAFEEGQWNEGGISQEVAKFFGAKHTEYKITASSAKTLLPNFLAAIDQPSVDGFNTFCISKIAHENGMKVVLSGLGGDEVFGGYHSFQKIPRMVNWGKQIRLLPLVGASIGMSLANWGSSPKMKRLGDFLEQEPTLSDAYRTFRGIFSNKEACAIIQQYVGDKIFVKDSPSTISFPAKVSTPEDEVSLLELSCYMRNQLLRDSDVMSMRWGLELRVPLVDTALLEAVAPIPSNIRLAYGKQLLVQAVPELPDWVTKRRKQGFSFPFEQWMLGEFGEYFANLNILKNIPLEPWYRRWSLVILKLWWEKFQHEVN, encoded by the coding sequence ATGTGTGGAATTGGCGGCATTCTGACAACTAATCAGTATCATAATAGTTTAGAAAAGATAATTCAGAGAATACAAACTCATCTCAAGCATCGTGGGCCAGATGATAATGGTATTTATGTCTCTAATGACAGACAAGCTGCTTTCGCCCATACTCGTTTAGCAATTCTCGACCTTAGCCCTGCTGGACATCAACCGATGTCTACTGCCGATCAACGATATTGGATAACCTTCAACGGTGAAATTTATAACTTTCAAGAACTACGGCAGAATTTGATTGCTCAAGGTGAACAGTTTCATTCTCAAACAGATACAGAAGTTATTCTGAAACTTTATCAAAGAATGGGTTCTGATTGTGTCCAACATTTACGCGGAATGTTCGCCTTTGCTATTTGGGATGACTGGGAAAAAACTTGTTTTTTAGCTCGCGATCCTTTAGGAATTAAACCTCTTTACTATTGGCGCTCTGGTTCAACTTTAGTCTTTGCTTCAGAACTCAGAGCAGTTTTAGCATCTGGGTTACCTACTGTTCAAATGAGCATACAAGGGTTATATGGTTATCTTGTTAGTGGCTCAGTTCCAGAACCATATACCCTCATTGAAGATGTTCATTGTTTAGATGCTGGTAACTGGCTATATTGGCAAGGTCAAAAAATTACCAAAAAGCAGTACTGGCAAATCAACTTTACACCCCAAATAATTTCGGCTACAGATGCTCAAGAAATAGTTCGTGCTGCTTTAGTTGATTCTATTCAACATCATTTTATTAGTGATGTGCCTGTAGGTATTTTTCTCAGTGGTGGTATTGATTCAACAACAGTTCTAGCACTAGCAACCCAGACCCAAGATCAACAATTATCTACATACTCAATAGCTTTTGAAGAAGGTCAATGGAATGAAGGAGGTATTTCTCAAGAAGTTGCAAAATTCTTTGGTGCTAAACATACAGAATATAAAATTACAGCATCATCTGCTAAAACTTTATTGCCTAATTTCTTAGCAGCTATTGATCAACCTAGTGTTGATGGATTTAATACTTTTTGTATATCTAAAATTGCCCATGAAAATGGGATGAAAGTAGTACTATCTGGACTGGGTGGAGATGAAGTTTTTGGTGGATATCATTCATTCCAAAAAATTCCACGCATGGTGAACTGGGGTAAGCAAATAAGATTATTACCTCTTGTTGGAGCTAGCATAGGTATGAGTTTAGCAAATTGGGGCAGTTCACCCAAAATGAAACGATTAGGTGATTTTCTAGAGCAAGAACCGACATTATCAGATGCTTATCGCACGTTTCGAGGCATTTTTTCCAATAAAGAAGCTTGTGCAATTATTCAACAATATGTAGGTGACAAGATTTTTGTGAAAGATAGCCCCTCCACGATCAGTTTTCCAGCAAAAGTGTCTACACCAGAAGATGAAGTCAGCTTGCTAGAATTAAGTTGCTATATGCGGAATCAATTACTCCGAGACAGTGATGTTATGAGTATGAGATGGGGATTAGAATTGCGGGTACCTTTAGTAGATACAGCTTTGCTAGAGGCAGTAGCACCTATACCTAGTAATATCCGTTTAGCTTATGGTAAACAACTCTTAGTTCAAGCTGTACCAGAATTACCTGACTGGGTGACTAAGCGTCGTAAACAAGGATTTTCTTTTCCCTTTGAACAATGGATGTTAGGTGAATTTGGTGAATATTTCGCTAACTTAAATATTCTCAAAAATATCCCTCTTGAACCTTGGTATCGTCGCTGGAGTTTAGTAATACTTAAGTTGTGGTGGGAAAAGTTTCAGCATGAAGTCAATTAA
- a CDS encoding glycosyltransferase yields the protein MQTRSDGKQFHLWLPNIFEFKGGIQVYSAFYLQALQTLYPQSQYDVFLKHDVKASSDISYLPTTKFHFTGTYPQKIRTPFFVGKIITQALIKRPNLVIATHLNFAMGAYFLKLLTNIPYWTIAHGVEAWDIKNPILKTALNHADLILAVSSYTRDRLIQEQNLNPSKISILPNTFDPNRFQSAPKPSYLLERYKLKAEQPIILTVARLAELERYKGYDQILKALPHIRSMIPDVHYMIVGKGNDRSRIEELIVQLGLQNCVTLTGFVPDEELCDYYNLCDVFAMPSKREGFGIVYLEALGCGKPVLAGNQDGAIDALCNGELGALVNPDDVGEIAKTLIQILQGTYPNRLIYQPENLRQKVIDTFGFERFQITLDKHLNHHFKSTINN from the coding sequence ATGCAAACTCGTTCTGATGGAAAGCAATTCCATCTATGGCTTCCTAATATTTTTGAATTTAAAGGTGGTATCCAGGTTTATTCAGCGTTTTATTTACAGGCATTGCAAACGCTTTATCCTCAAAGCCAGTATGATGTTTTTCTCAAGCATGATGTAAAAGCATCATCGGATATCTCCTATTTGCCTACGACAAAATTTCATTTTACTGGAACCTATCCACAGAAAATTCGTACACCTTTTTTCGTTGGCAAAATTATTACTCAAGCACTGATAAAGCGCCCTAATTTAGTAATTGCAACTCACCTAAATTTCGCGATGGGTGCTTACTTTTTAAAACTTCTAACAAATATTCCATACTGGACAATAGCTCACGGTGTAGAAGCTTGGGATATTAAAAACCCTATTTTGAAAACTGCTTTAAACCATGCAGATCTCATTTTAGCCGTTAGTAGCTACACCCGCGATCGCCTAATTCAAGAACAAAATCTTAATCCTAGTAAAATCTCTATCTTACCCAACACATTTGATCCCAATCGGTTCCAATCTGCACCAAAACCTAGCTATTTACTAGAACGGTATAAACTCAAAGCGGAACAACCGATAATATTGACTGTAGCACGGCTAGCAGAGCTTGAGCGTTATAAAGGATATGACCAAATTTTAAAAGCACTACCTCACATTCGTTCGATGATTCCTGATGTCCACTATATGATTGTCGGCAAAGGGAATGACAGAAGCAGAATTGAGGAATTAATAGTTCAATTAGGGTTACAAAACTGTGTTACCTTAACTGGATTTGTTCCTGATGAAGAGCTTTGTGATTACTATAATCTTTGTGATGTTTTTGCTATGCCTAGTAAAAGGGAAGGGTTTGGCATTGTCTATTTGGAAGCTCTAGGTTGTGGCAAACCTGTTTTAGCTGGTAACCAAGATGGTGCAATTGATGCTCTGTGTAATGGTGAACTTGGTGCATTGGTTAATCCTGATGATGTGGGAGAAATCGCCAAAACATTAATTCAAATTCTACAAGGCACCTATCCCAATCGTCTAATATATCAGCCAGAAAATTTACGTCAAAAAGTTATTGATACTTTTGGATTTGAGCGTTTCCAAATAACTCTGGATAAGCATTTAAATCATCATTTTAAATCCACAATCAACAACTAA